The following coding sequences are from one Halorubrum sp. BOL3-1 window:
- the speB gene encoding agmatinase: MFPGATTDREAASYVVVGAPLDATTTFQPGTRFGPDRVRRFSESYDDYDRRTDSRFSALGVRDAGDVRAWDDVPAYLDHLAAELRSVVYDDAVPLLVGGEHTVAYAGVEAVDPDVLVVCDAHLDLRSDYDGNPLNHACVTRRALDDLGVDRAVIVGARTGSEDEWDRAADADVEVVAPEDVREWLDALDGDSFARESVYCSVDIDALDPGFAPGTGTTEPFGLNPREARDLVRTVAPLADGFDVVEVNDRDDGQAAALGGKLLREFVFSHADATH, encoded by the coding sequence ATGTTCCCCGGAGCGACGACCGACCGCGAAGCTGCTTCCTACGTGGTCGTCGGCGCTCCGCTCGACGCCACGACCACTTTTCAGCCCGGCACCCGGTTCGGACCGGACCGGGTCCGCCGATTCTCTGAGAGCTACGACGACTACGACCGCCGCACCGACAGTCGCTTCTCCGCGCTGGGCGTCCGCGACGCGGGCGACGTGCGCGCGTGGGACGACGTGCCGGCGTACCTCGACCACCTCGCAGCCGAACTCCGCAGCGTCGTCTACGACGACGCGGTCCCCCTGCTCGTCGGCGGCGAACACACGGTCGCCTACGCGGGCGTCGAGGCCGTCGACCCCGACGTCCTCGTCGTCTGCGACGCCCACCTCGACCTCCGGAGCGACTACGACGGGAACCCGCTGAACCACGCGTGCGTCACCAGACGGGCGCTCGACGATCTCGGCGTCGACCGCGCCGTGATCGTCGGCGCGCGGACCGGCTCCGAAGACGAGTGGGACCGCGCGGCCGACGCCGACGTCGAGGTCGTCGCGCCCGAGGACGTCCGCGAGTGGCTCGACGCGCTCGACGGGGACTCCTTCGCCCGGGAGTCGGTGTACTGCTCGGTCGACATCGACGCCCTCGATCCCGGGTTCGCCCCGGGGACGGGGACGACGGAGCCGTTCGGACTGAACCCCCGTGAGGCCCGCGACCTCGTTCGAACGGTCGCGCCGCTCGCGGACGGGTTCGACGTCGTCGAGGTGAACGACCGCGACGACGGGCAGGCGGCGGCGCTGGGCGGAAAGCTGCTCCGAGAGTTCGTCTTCTCGCACGCGGACGCGACGCACTGA
- a CDS encoding amidohydrolase, whose protein sequence is MTEAADRIFVNGEGHTLADPDDGGDAVREAVAVRDGRIVRTGRTHDVELLAGVDTDTVDLDGRVVLPGFVDAHTHLTTVGRYIVHTDLSAADSPESAVDLLAERAGEVERESGDGDAEGDGDERDANGDADGTGEWVLGYGYDESTWDESRYLTREDLDRVSAERPVAAFREDMHVAAVNGVVIDRFGDALADAPDEAVPTGDDGEPTGVLLEAAIDPIYRAVEPDREETRAVVEAALDGCAARGITGFHDMVRNSHAPRVYRDLDAAGELTARVRINYWSDHLDAAREVGLATNAGSDRVEIGAIKSFTDGSFGGRTARLSEPYADAPDGTGQWVVDPEELRETVAAATDAGFQFSAHAIGDEAISVVVDAYEDASETDPGEARHRIEHVELADDDAIERLAETGVVASVQPNFLKWAKEGGLYEERLGPERTAETNRYREMLDAGVRLAFGSDGMPMDPLVGVHHAVNAPAEAQRLTVTEALRAYTSGAAYAGFDEDRLGTIEPGKRADLVALDASPWERSDAIDDIDVALTVVDGEVVFDGR, encoded by the coding sequence ATGACCGAGGCCGCCGACCGGATCTTCGTGAACGGGGAGGGACACACGCTCGCGGACCCGGACGACGGCGGCGACGCGGTCCGCGAGGCCGTCGCCGTGCGCGACGGCCGTATCGTCCGGACGGGGCGAACCCACGACGTGGAGCTGCTCGCGGGCGTCGACACCGACACTGTCGACCTCGACGGGCGCGTCGTCCTCCCGGGCTTCGTCGACGCGCACACCCACCTGACCACGGTGGGCCGGTACATCGTCCATACCGACCTCTCCGCGGCCGACTCGCCCGAGTCGGCCGTCGACCTGCTCGCGGAGCGCGCGGGGGAAGTGGAACGAGAGTCGGGGGACGGCGACGCCGAGGGCGACGGCGACGAGAGAGACGCGAACGGCGACGCAGACGGGACGGGCGAGTGGGTGCTCGGGTACGGCTACGACGAGTCGACGTGGGACGAGTCGCGCTACCTCACGCGCGAGGACCTCGACCGCGTTTCGGCCGAGCGCCCGGTCGCGGCGTTCCGCGAGGACATGCACGTCGCGGCGGTCAACGGCGTCGTCATCGATCGGTTCGGGGACGCGCTCGCGGACGCCCCCGACGAGGCGGTCCCCACGGGCGACGACGGCGAGCCGACGGGCGTCCTCCTCGAAGCCGCCATCGACCCGATATACCGGGCGGTCGAGCCCGACCGCGAGGAGACGCGCGCGGTCGTCGAGGCCGCGCTCGACGGCTGCGCCGCCCGCGGGATCACCGGGTTCCACGACATGGTTCGGAACTCGCACGCCCCGCGCGTCTACCGCGACCTCGACGCGGCCGGGGAACTGACCGCTCGCGTCCGGATCAACTACTGGAGCGACCACCTCGACGCGGCCCGCGAGGTCGGTCTCGCCACGAACGCCGGGAGCGACCGCGTCGAGATTGGCGCGATCAAGTCGTTCACTGACGGGAGCTTCGGCGGCCGGACCGCCCGGCTCTCGGAGCCGTACGCGGACGCCCCCGACGGGACCGGGCAGTGGGTCGTCGACCCCGAGGAGCTGCGCGAGACGGTGGCGGCGGCGACCGACGCCGGCTTCCAGTTCTCCGCGCACGCGATCGGCGACGAGGCGATCTCGGTCGTGGTAGACGCCTACGAGGACGCCTCGGAGACCGACCCCGGGGAGGCTCGCCACCGGATCGAACACGTCGAGCTGGCCGACGACGACGCGATCGAACGGCTCGCGGAGACCGGCGTCGTCGCCAGCGTCCAGCCGAACTTCCTGAAGTGGGCGAAAGAGGGGGGCCTCTACGAGGAGCGGCTCGGGCCGGAGCGCACCGCCGAGACGAACCGCTACCGCGAGATGCTCGACGCGGGGGTCCGGCTCGCGTTCGGCTCCGACGGGATGCCGATGGACCCCCTCGTCGGCGTCCATCACGCGGTCAACGCCCCCGCTGAGGCCCAGCGGCTCACCGTCACCGAGGCGCTGCGCGCGTACACGAGCGGCGCTGCCTACGCCGGCTTCGACGAGGACCGGCTCGGCACGATCGAACCGGGCAAGCGGGCGGACCTCGTCGCGCTCGACGCGTCGCCGTGGGAGCGGTCCGACGCGATAGACGACATCGACGTCGCGCTGACGGTCGTCGACGGCGAGGTCGTGTTCGACGGCCGGTGA
- a CDS encoding DEAD/DEAH box helicase family protein, which produces MDGRLTYEDGTIRIDADADLAPDALPPLPGVETDPRSGTSRAPAHRYAELRRALRVAGVGVDDRVLDASDRAAEAAGLPDALATDYDLREYQQEALDAWRDAGDRGVIELPTGAGKTVIAIRAMVELGVPTLVVVPTIDLLDQWQRELEREFSVPIGRFGGGEQRREAVTVSTYDSAYLKADGVGDAFEFVVFDEVHHLGGEGYRDAARLLAAPARLGLTATFERPDGAHEAVAELVGDRVYALGVDDLAGDHLAPYDIRRIEVELTDAERERYDERQGTFVEYVRDAGITFTSGSDYRELVKRSGNDPAAREALLAKQEAREIMMNADRKVARLADILDRHRDDRVIVFTGHTDLVYRLSERFLLPAITAETGAEERREILERFRDGTYGRVVAANVLDEGVDVPDANVAVLLSGSGSEREFTQRLGRVLRPKEDGGRALLYELVSAETAEERVADRRR; this is translated from the coding sequence ATGGACGGCCGCCTGACCTACGAGGACGGCACGATCCGGATCGACGCGGACGCCGACCTCGCGCCCGACGCGCTGCCGCCGCTGCCCGGCGTCGAGACGGATCCCCGCTCGGGCACGAGCCGCGCGCCCGCGCACCGCTACGCCGAGCTCCGGCGGGCGCTCCGGGTGGCCGGGGTCGGCGTCGACGACCGGGTCCTCGACGCGAGCGACCGCGCCGCCGAGGCGGCCGGGCTGCCGGACGCGCTCGCCACCGACTACGACCTCCGCGAGTACCAGCAGGAGGCGCTCGACGCGTGGCGCGACGCGGGCGACCGCGGGGTGATCGAGCTCCCGACCGGCGCCGGTAAGACCGTGATCGCGATCCGGGCGATGGTCGAGCTGGGCGTCCCAACGCTCGTCGTCGTACCCACGATCGACCTCCTCGACCAGTGGCAGCGGGAGCTGGAACGCGAGTTTTCGGTTCCGATCGGGCGGTTCGGCGGCGGCGAGCAGCGCCGCGAGGCGGTCACGGTGTCGACGTACGACTCCGCGTACCTCAAGGCCGACGGCGTCGGCGACGCCTTCGAGTTCGTCGTCTTCGACGAGGTTCACCACCTCGGCGGCGAGGGGTACCGCGACGCCGCGCGGCTGCTCGCCGCGCCCGCGCGACTCGGTCTCACCGCCACCTTCGAGCGTCCCGACGGCGCTCACGAGGCGGTCGCGGAGCTGGTCGGGGACCGCGTCTACGCGCTCGGCGTCGACGACCTCGCGGGCGACCACCTCGCCCCCTACGACATCCGGCGGATCGAGGTGGAGCTGACCGACGCGGAGCGCGAGCGCTACGACGAGAGGCAGGGCACGTTCGTCGAGTACGTCCGCGACGCGGGTATCACGTTCACGAGCGGGAGCGACTACCGGGAACTGGTCAAGCGGTCCGGCAACGACCCGGCGGCGCGGGAGGCCCTCTTAGCGAAACAGGAGGCCCGCGAGATCATGATGAACGCGGACCGGAAGGTGGCGCGGCTGGCCGACATTCTGGACCGCCACCGCGACGACCGCGTGATCGTGTTCACCGGCCACACCGACCTCGTCTACCGGCTCTCGGAGCGGTTCCTCCTGCCGGCGATCACCGCCGAGACGGGCGCGGAGGAGCGCCGCGAGATCTTGGAGCGGTTCCGCGACGGCACCTACGGGCGGGTGGTCGCCGCCAACGTCCTCGACGAGGGCGTCGACGTGCCCGACGCCAACGTCGCGGTCCTCCTCTCCGGCTCCGGCAGCGAGCGGGAGTTCACCCAGCGGCTCGGGCGCGTCCTCCGACCGAAAGAGGACGGCGGCCGGGCGCTTCTCTACGAACTCGTCAGCGCGGAGACGGCGGAAGAGCGGGTGGCCGATCGAAGGCGGTGA
- a CDS encoding cyclic nucleotide-binding/CBS domain-containing protein, which yields MRTDTTVRDVMHREFLGASESDSLSDAAALLVEEETNCLVVVRGGEPVGRLESRDALDALLDATGDAEEAGPNAGVDDRTVSDAMGPPLPTMSPDDSLTAVEERLVAEGTDRVVAVDDGEAVGVVTDGDVLVAGAPRTGVDGFGDEAATGDLRRDETVLSTAAAADSDAERGAGATIDPESTADRAEVESRDETAGTDGGTDPGAGAASGASTQGVCESCGALVPELVTANGQAVCPNCREV from the coding sequence ATGCGAACAGACACCACGGTCCGTGACGTGATGCACCGCGAGTTCCTCGGCGCCAGCGAGTCGGACTCGCTCTCGGACGCGGCCGCGCTGTTGGTCGAAGAAGAGACGAACTGCCTGGTCGTCGTGCGCGGCGGCGAACCGGTCGGGCGACTGGAGTCCCGCGACGCGCTCGACGCGCTGCTGGACGCGACCGGAGACGCCGAGGAAGCCGGTCCGAACGCCGGCGTCGACGACCGCACCGTCAGCGACGCGATGGGGCCGCCGCTCCCGACGATGTCCCCGGACGACTCCCTGACTGCGGTCGAAGAGCGCCTCGTCGCGGAGGGGACCGACCGGGTCGTCGCCGTCGACGACGGGGAGGCGGTCGGCGTCGTGACGGACGGCGACGTGCTCGTCGCGGGCGCCCCGCGAACGGGGGTCGACGGATTCGGTGACGAAGCAGCGACCGGCGACCTACGACGGGACGAGACGGTGCTTTCGACGGCCGCCGCGGCCGACTCCGACGCGGAGCGAGGTGCCGGGGCGACGATCGATCCGGAGTCGACGGCGGACCGCGCTGAGGTCGAATCGCGAGACGAAACCGCGGGAACGGACGGCGGAACCGACCCCGGCGCGGGAGCGGCGAGCGGCGCCTCGACGCAGGGCGTCTGCGAGAGCTGCGGCGCCTTGGTCCCCGAGCTCGTCACCGCTAACGGGCAGGCCGTCTGCCCGAACTGCCGCGAGGTCTGA
- a CDS encoding aminotransferase class I/II-fold pyridoxal phosphate-dependent enzyme has translation MRIDPFGLERWFAEYEHEADIMLAESGIRSLDASRFDLNPGRLGYVIPTNGDPEFRASVGDRYDRSAEEVLFTCGTQEANFLTFLSLLGDEGAVEGSSATGEDGEPSSGVGSGTHAVVVTPTYQALHAVPDAFGDVTRVELEPPEWELDPEAVADAARDDTAVIVVNNPNNPTGQYHDEAAMRAVYDVAVDHDAYLLCDEVYRLLAAEPQPPVASYGAHGISTTSLTKAYGLAGLRFGWIAGPEPVVERAWRWKDYTTISPSLFGQHVARQALGRREDNILSENRELAADHRARVAEWVDDHGLDWLDPVGVNAFVTVPDGFDDAEDFCRTVAEESSVVLAPGHLFGFPNRFRIGFGLPTEELEEGLGRVSRVIEAAGDASAEGGTETIEGGGDD, from the coding sequence ATGCGCATCGACCCGTTCGGCCTCGAACGCTGGTTCGCGGAGTACGAACACGAGGCCGACATCATGCTGGCCGAGAGCGGTATCCGGTCGCTCGACGCGAGCCGGTTCGACCTCAACCCGGGGAGACTCGGCTACGTCATCCCGACCAACGGCGACCCCGAGTTCCGGGCGTCCGTCGGCGACCGCTACGACCGGTCCGCGGAGGAGGTCCTGTTCACCTGCGGCACGCAGGAGGCGAACTTCCTGACGTTCCTCTCGCTGCTCGGCGATGAGGGCGCGGTCGAAGGGAGCAGCGCGACGGGCGAGGACGGCGAGCCGTCGTCCGGCGTCGGCTCCGGCACCCACGCGGTCGTCGTCACGCCGACGTATCAGGCGCTCCACGCCGTCCCGGACGCGTTCGGCGACGTGACCCGCGTCGAACTGGAGCCCCCCGAGTGGGAACTGGACCCGGAAGCGGTCGCCGACGCGGCCCGCGACGACACCGCCGTGATCGTCGTCAACAACCCGAACAACCCCACCGGGCAGTACCACGACGAAGCCGCGATGCGGGCGGTCTACGACGTCGCGGTCGATCACGACGCCTACCTGTTGTGCGACGAGGTGTACCGCCTGCTCGCCGCGGAGCCGCAGCCGCCGGTCGCGAGCTACGGCGCGCACGGGATATCGACGACCAGCCTCACGAAGGCGTACGGGCTGGCTGGCCTCCGGTTCGGCTGGATCGCCGGCCCCGAACCGGTCGTTGAGCGCGCGTGGCGCTGGAAGGACTACACCACCATCTCCCCGAGTCTCTTCGGCCAGCACGTCGCGAGGCAGGCGCTCGGGCGGCGCGAGGACAACATCCTCTCGGAGAACCGCGAACTGGCGGCCGACCACCGCGCCCGCGTCGCGGAATGGGTCGACGACCACGGCCTCGACTGGCTCGACCCCGTCGGCGTCAACGCGTTCGTGACGGTCCCGGACGGGTTCGACGACGCCGAGGACTTCTGCCGGACCGTCGCCGAGGAGTCGAGCGTCGTCCTCGCGCCCGGTCACCTGTTCGGCTTCCCGAACCGGTTCCGGATCGGGTTCGGACTCCCGACCGAGGAGCTGGAAGAGGGCCTCGGCCGGGTGAGCCGGGTAATCGAGGCGGCCGGCGATGCTTCCGCCGAGGGCGGCACCGAGACCATCGAAGGCGGAGGTGACGACTGA
- a CDS encoding PAS domain S-box protein: protein MSLTTEPACVLCVDDEPGFADLTATHLERFDDQFTTKVETNAEDALEFLHENHVDCIVSDYNMPGTDGLAFLQAVRTTDPELPFLLFTGRGSEEIASEAISAGVTDYLEKGPGEELYTLLGQRVKNAVSRHRIRLEKQEIKIRGETILNASPDAIVVSVNNEFVYANPKAIDLYGVPDGASLLGRTVGEFIHPDYRDAVTRKLQSVESGERPANHIPRTLFTIGGEEVPIEVTARHVSWEGKPGVVAIVRDITERAESTLPSHRYRALFEHANDAMALVEFQDGAPVIQEVNSAFESLFAPDDDIVGRDLDEAVAAGERMAEAMEVTRQAENDEFVRAELTRDTVDGPRDFLWQQIPLEADQTGEIESTFVIYTDITERKERGRELEQQNARLEEFAGVVSHDLRNPLNVAKGRLELATEECESEHLDEVEVALDRTRTLIDDLLSLAREGEPVGDMEPVELDKLGESCWDGVANVEATLHVDERSPTIKADKSRLRQLLENLFRNAVQHGDEEVTVTVSALDDGFFIEDDGPGIPEEDRDTVFEPGKSTSDDGTGFGLAIVREITEAHGWSITVTDGTDGGSRFEITSVDFPE from the coding sequence ATGAGTCTTACAACGGAGCCGGCTTGTGTGTTATGCGTCGATGATGAGCCCGGCTTTGCAGATCTAACTGCCACCCATTTGGAGCGATTTGACGACCAGTTCACCACGAAGGTGGAAACGAACGCAGAAGACGCACTTGAATTTCTCCACGAGAACCACGTTGATTGTATTGTCAGTGATTACAATATGCCCGGAACGGACGGGCTTGCATTTCTCCAAGCAGTTCGGACGACAGATCCGGAGCTGCCGTTCCTCTTGTTCACTGGGCGCGGCTCGGAAGAGATCGCCAGTGAGGCGATTTCAGCGGGTGTAACCGATTATTTGGAAAAAGGGCCCGGAGAAGAACTGTATACACTGTTGGGACAACGAGTCAAAAATGCCGTCAGCCGACACCGGATACGGCTCGAAAAACAAGAAATCAAAATCCGAGGCGAGACCATCCTCAACGCGTCTCCCGACGCTATCGTAGTCAGCGTGAATAACGAATTCGTCTATGCCAATCCGAAGGCAATCGACCTCTATGGGGTCCCCGATGGTGCGTCACTCCTTGGTCGAACCGTCGGGGAGTTCATCCATCCGGATTACCGCGATGCTGTCACCAGGAAACTACAGTCAGTCGAATCCGGAGAACGTCCGGCCAACCACATCCCGCGAACGTTGTTCACCATCGGTGGCGAAGAAGTTCCGATTGAGGTCACCGCCCGTCATGTGTCTTGGGAGGGAAAACCGGGGGTCGTGGCAATCGTTCGAGATATCACTGAGAGAGCCGAATCCACTCTGCCTTCCCACCGATACCGCGCGTTGTTTGAACACGCAAACGACGCCATGGCGCTCGTCGAGTTTCAGGACGGAGCGCCGGTTATTCAGGAAGTGAACTCGGCGTTCGAATCGCTGTTCGCTCCGGACGATGATATCGTCGGACGTGACCTCGACGAGGCCGTCGCCGCTGGGGAGCGCATGGCCGAGGCGATGGAGGTCACTCGCCAGGCCGAGAACGACGAGTTTGTTCGGGCAGAACTCACTCGGGACACTGTCGATGGACCCAGAGACTTCCTGTGGCAGCAAATTCCCCTCGAAGCTGATCAGACCGGTGAGATCGAGAGCACTTTCGTCATATATACTGACATCACCGAGCGCAAGGAGCGAGGACGTGAACTCGAACAACAGAACGCCCGACTTGAGGAGTTCGCGGGCGTCGTCTCGCATGACCTCCGAAATCCACTCAATGTGGCCAAAGGGCGACTCGAATTGGCAACCGAGGAGTGTGAGAGCGAACATCTCGACGAGGTCGAAGTTGCACTCGACCGGACGCGGACCCTGATCGACGACCTTCTGTCCCTCGCCCGTGAAGGGGAACCAGTGGGCGATATGGAACCGGTTGAGCTCGATAAACTGGGAGAGTCATGCTGGGATGGGGTGGCGAATGTGGAGGCGACGTTACACGTGGATGAAAGGAGTCCTACCATCAAGGCTGATAAAAGCCGGCTCAGACAATTACTCGAAAACTTATTTCGCAATGCCGTTCAGCACGGAGACGAGGAGGTTACGGTCACCGTTAGTGCGTTGGACGACGGCTTCTTTATCGAGGACGATGGACCGGGAATTCCCGAGGAAGACCGTGACACGGTATTCGAGCCCGGCAAATCCACCAGTGACGATGGCACCGGGTTCGGTCTAGCTATCGTTCGGGAAATCACCGAGGCCCACGGGTGGTCGATAACAGTAACCGATGGTACCGACGGCGGTTCCCGGTTCGAGATCACCAGTGTGGACTTTCCGGAGTGA
- a CDS encoding translation initiation factor IF-5A, which translates to MPREQKQVRELQEGSYVMMDDVPCKINHYSTAKPGKHGSAKARVEGKGVFDDRKRSLSQPVDAKVWVPIIERKQGQVVNVSGDEVQVMDLDTYDTFTMRIPDGEDFASDDNIEYLDYEGQRKILG; encoded by the coding sequence ATGCCGCGAGAGCAGAAGCAGGTTCGCGAACTCCAAGAGGGCAGCTACGTGATGATGGACGACGTGCCCTGTAAAATCAACCATTACAGCACCGCCAAACCCGGCAAACACGGCAGCGCCAAGGCCCGCGTCGAGGGGAAGGGCGTCTTCGACGACAGGAAGCGCTCGCTCTCGCAGCCCGTCGACGCGAAGGTGTGGGTCCCGATCATCGAGCGCAAGCAGGGCCAGGTCGTCAACGTCAGCGGCGACGAGGTCCAGGTGATGGACTTGGACACCTACGACACGTTCACGATGCGGATTCCCGACGGCGAGGACTTCGCCTCGGACGACAACATCGAGTACCTCGATTACGAGGGCCAACGGAAGATCCTCGGGTAA
- a CDS encoding universal stress protein yields MYDRVLLPTDGSVGVDRAIDHAIDAAGRYDATLHVLYVVDGGVVNAYSGDEFVDGAEGPEETLEETGREATDAVAALADDAGVEAVTAMRYGAPHEEILRYIDEGDVDLTVMGSKARSGDYRRMLGSVTERVSRQSAAPVSIVKTTVEA; encoded by the coding sequence ATGTACGACCGCGTCCTCCTCCCGACCGACGGCAGCGTCGGCGTCGACCGCGCGATCGACCACGCGATCGATGCCGCCGGCCGCTACGACGCGACGCTCCACGTCCTCTACGTCGTCGACGGCGGCGTGGTGAACGCCTACTCTGGCGACGAGTTCGTCGACGGGGCCGAGGGCCCCGAGGAGACGCTCGAAGAGACCGGTCGCGAGGCGACAGACGCCGTCGCCGCGCTCGCCGACGACGCCGGCGTGGAGGCGGTCACTGCGATGCGGTACGGCGCTCCCCACGAGGAGATCCTCCGGTACATCGACGAGGGGGACGTCGACCTCACGGTGATGGGGTCGAAGGCGCGGTCCGGCGACTACCGCCGGATGCTCGGCTCCGTCACCGAGCGCGTCTCCCGGCAGTCGGCCGCGCCGGTGAGTATCGTGAAGACGACGGTTGAGGCCTGA
- the udk gene encoding uridine kinase, protein MAIPSFVIGIAGGTGAGKTTVSRLVTRDLDDSVVRIPLDNYYEDLSHLDFEERKGVNYDHPSAFEWELLRGHLESLLEGQSVEMPQYDFEVHNRKPERVTVDPADVIVLEGILALYDEDINDMMDLRLFVETDADVRILRRIRRDVIERGRDLEGVIDQYLSTVKPMHEQFIEPSKKHADVIIPEGANSVAINLLEEKLHAEVEGDAVRSWDRGSLEQELAEKRSLDIDGDD, encoded by the coding sequence ATGGCAATTCCCTCGTTCGTGATCGGGATCGCGGGCGGGACGGGCGCCGGGAAGACGACGGTCTCCCGGCTCGTCACCCGCGACCTCGACGACAGCGTCGTCCGGATCCCCTTGGACAACTACTACGAGGACCTCTCGCACCTCGACTTCGAGGAGCGCAAGGGGGTCAACTACGACCACCCCTCGGCGTTCGAGTGGGAGCTGTTGCGGGGGCACCTCGAATCCTTACTGGAGGGCCAGTCCGTCGAGATGCCCCAGTACGATTTCGAGGTCCACAACCGGAAACCCGAGCGCGTGACCGTCGACCCCGCGGACGTGATCGTCTTGGAGGGAATCCTGGCGCTGTACGACGAGGACATAAACGACATGATGGACCTCCGGCTGTTCGTCGAGACGGACGCCGACGTGCGGATCCTCCGACGGATCCGGCGGGACGTGATCGAGCGCGGCCGCGACCTGGAGGGCGTCATCGACCAGTACCTCTCGACGGTGAAGCCGATGCACGAGCAGTTCATCGAGCCGTCGAAGAAACACGCCGACGTGATCATCCCCGAGGGCGCGAACAGCGTGGCGATCAACCTCCTCGAAGAGAAGCTCCACGCCGAGGTCGAGGGCGACGCTGTCCGCAGCTGGGACCGCGGCAGCCTCGAACAGGAGCTCGCCGAGAAGCGCTCGCTCGATATTGACGGTGACGACTGA
- a CDS encoding alpha/beta hydrolase has translation MRADELDPDLAAAIDEIETPGPPAWSDLSVEAARGLEDDLFSGPPEPPVADVRDIAFDGPHGEVPVRVYRPEAALGEPTAGSRALVHFHGGGWTLGTLDSVDGICRELAVRADAAVVSVDYRLAPEHPFPVAVDEAAAAVEWTAETADALGVDLGRIGVSGTSAGGALAVAASFRARESADHPAPAGQFLLYPIAGHDFETDSYRENADGPLLTRDDMRWFYERYLRSPVDAANPYAVPLRAADLCDLPPATVVTAGFDPLRDDGVALAERFEREGTPVRHRHYPAMAHGFCSLADRVPTAEAALSAVAEDVRERL, from the coding sequence ATGCGCGCGGACGAACTCGACCCGGACCTCGCCGCGGCGATCGACGAGATCGAGACGCCGGGGCCGCCGGCGTGGAGCGACCTCTCCGTCGAGGCCGCCCGCGGCCTCGAAGACGACCTGTTCTCCGGGCCGCCCGAGCCGCCCGTGGCCGACGTGCGCGACATCGCGTTCGACGGACCGCACGGCGAGGTGCCGGTCCGGGTGTATCGGCCCGAAGCGGCCCTCGGGGAACCGACGGCGGGGAGCCGCGCACTCGTCCACTTCCACGGGGGCGGGTGGACGCTCGGCACGCTCGACTCGGTCGACGGCATCTGCCGCGAGCTCGCGGTCCGCGCCGACGCGGCCGTCGTCTCGGTCGACTACCGGCTCGCCCCGGAACACCCGTTCCCGGTCGCCGTCGACGAGGCGGCCGCGGCGGTCGAGTGGACCGCGGAGACCGCGGACGCGCTCGGCGTCGACCTCGGCCGGATCGGCGTTTCGGGGACCAGCGCCGGCGGCGCGCTCGCGGTCGCGGCGTCGTTCCGCGCTCGGGAGTCGGCTGACCACCCGGCGCCCGCCGGGCAGTTCCTACTCTACCCGATCGCCGGCCACGACTTCGAGACGGACTCCTACCGGGAGAACGCGGACGGTCCCCTGCTCACCCGCGACGACATGCGGTGGTTCTACGAGCGGTACCTCCGCAGTCCGGTCGACGCTGCGAACCCCTACGCGGTCCCGCTCCGGGCGGCGGACCTCTGTGACCTGCCGCCCGCGACGGTCGTCACCGCCGGGTTCGACCCCCTGCGCGACGACGGCGTTGCGCTCGCGGAGCGGTTCGAGCGCGAGGGGACCCCCGTCCGGCACCGGCACTACCCGGCGATGGCGCACGGCTTCTGTAGCCTCGCGGACCGCGTGCCGACGGCGGAGGCGGCGCTGTCGGCGGTCGCGGAAGACGTGCGAGAGCGGTTGTAG
- a CDS encoding GNAT family N-acetyltransferase: MADTGPRVEPATADDVDAVTDMWVALAAGQREYGATLRAEANRATVREWVGQSAVTGDLLVARDSEAPGNAGGGTELVGFVGFSLERGDYERDAVRGTVSNLFVAPERRDEGIGGALLDAAERALREQGADRVALEALADNDRARAFYAAHGYDAHRIELTKRLGDEGDGGDDESDESGNDDATDESD, translated from the coding sequence ATGGCCGATACGGGTCCCCGCGTCGAGCCGGCGACCGCCGACGACGTCGACGCAGTCACCGACATGTGGGTGGCGCTCGCGGCGGGGCAGCGCGAGTACGGCGCCACGCTCCGCGCCGAGGCGAACCGCGCGACGGTCCGCGAGTGGGTCGGGCAGTCGGCCGTCACGGGTGACCTGCTCGTCGCCCGCGACTCGGAAGCCCCGGGGAACGCGGGGGGCGGAACGGAACTCGTCGGCTTCGTCGGCTTCTCGCTCGAACGCGGCGACTACGAGCGCGACGCCGTCCGCGGCACCGTCAGCAACCTCTTCGTGGCGCCGGAGCGGCGCGACGAGGGGATCGGGGGGGCGCTGCTCGACGCGGCCGAGCGCGCGCTCCGGGAACAGGGGGCCGACCGCGTGGCGCTGGAGGCGCTGGCCGACAACGACCGCGCCAGAGCCTTTTATGCGGCGCACGGCTACGACGCCCACCGCATCGAACTGACGAAGCGACTGGGCGACGAGGGCGACGGCGGGGACGACGAGAGCGACGAAAGCGGTAACGACGACGCGACCGACGAAAGCGACTGA